CCGGCTCCCATTCCACCTGCCCAAGGCTGTTGTTGTTGCTGATACTGTTGGTATTGTTGTTGACCTTGATGATGTTGTTGACCTTGATGATGGTGTTGGCCTTGGTGATGGTGTTGGCCTTGATGATGTTGTTGACCTTGGTGATGGTGTTGGCCTTGGTGATGATGTTGGCCTTGGTGATGGTGTTGACCTTGGTGATGGTGTTGGCCTTGGTGAGTTTGATAAAGGACAGCCTGCGGGTGAATTTGGTGCTGGCCTTGGTGATGTACTTGTTGCTGATGATGGCCTTGGTGTTGGTGTTGATGATGGCCTTGGTGTTGGTGTTGATGATGACCGTGGTGTTGATGATGGCCTTGGTGACCATGATGATGACTTTGATGAGTTTGATAAAGGACAGCCTGTGGATGAATTTGATGATGACCTTGGTGATGTATTTGTTGCTGATGATGACCGTGATGCTGGTGATGACCGTGATGCTGATGATGACCGTGATGACCGTGATGCTGGTGATGCTCATGGTGCACATGATGACCGTGAACACCTTGAGGGAAGCCGCCGATTCCACCAGCTACAACACCAACGCCAGGTACAGGAAATCCTGTTTGTACGCCTCCAACGAAAGATGGGAATGTAGTTGGCATGCCTACAGGAACTCCACCCTGTGCTCCGGTTACCGACGTTGGAAACCCTCCCATTCCCCCTGGAAAGCCTGTTTGTCCTCCAGCTACTGATGTTGGAAATCCTCCCATTCCCCCTGGAAAACCTGTTTGTGCTCCAGCTACTGATGTTGGAAATCCTCCCATTCCCCCTGGAAAGCCTGTTTGTGCTCCAGCTACTGATGTTGGAAATCCTCCCATTCCCCCTGGAAAGCCTCCTCCTGCTCCTCCCATCCACGTTGGGATTCCTCCATATCCTTGCTGTCCAGCGCCCTCTATTAACATCATCTGTGCATAACCGTCTTCCTCACCTACCATAAAGCCATGCGGTGCATTATTATCCATTCCTTTCATTACTTTCACCTCTTCTTCTCATTTAGCCTACCTTTTTTATCATATTTTCTATAGAAGAATAGGTGTTTGTCTATATGGGAATTCCGCTCTTTTTTATTTGTTCTCCATTCGTGTCAAAATAAATTAACTGATTATTCACTCTAAAAGGAGGGCGTTGTATTGATGATCATAACGAAGGCTGAAATAACTGATTTAGATTCAATCGGAGATATAGATATCGACGTGATTGGAAATGATAATAGACGAAATTATATTAAACGTGCTATTGATGAAGGAAACTGCATAATTGCAAAAGAGGACAATTCTATTTCCGGTTTTCTAACATACGATACAAATTTCTTTTGTTGTACTTTCCTCTTATTAATAATTGTTTCGCCAACGAAAAGAAGACAAGGTCATGCAAGCTCATTAATCTCATATATGTTAAATAATTCTCCTACTCAAAAAATATTTTCTTCAACGAACGAATCGAATACAAATATGCAAAAAGTTTTTAAAGCGAATGGATTTATGCGTAGTGGAATAATCGAAAACTTAGATGAAGGTGATTCAGAACTTATTTTTCACATAAAAAAGCTCAGAGCATAAACGCTCTGAGCTTTTATTAATAATTAATTAGTTTGCAACAACGTTAACAAGTTTTCCAGGAACGACAATTACTTTACGAACTGCTTTTCCTTCGATTTGTTCTTTAATTGCTTCAAGTGCAAGTTGTTCCATTTCTTCTTTTGATGCGTCTTTACTCATTGTTAGTTTTGCGCGAACTTTTCCCATAATTTGAACAACGATTTCAACTTCATCTTCTACAAGTTTAGACTCATCAAATGTTGGCCAGCTTGCATATGTGATTGTTTCATTGTATCCAAGCTTGCTCCAAAGTTCTTCCCCGATGTGAGGTGCAACTGGTGCAATCATTTTTACGAAACCTTCTACATATTCTTTCGGAAGTGTTTCAGCTTTGTATGCATCGTTGATGAATACCATCATTTGAGAAATCGCTGTGTTGAAGCGAAGCTCTGCATAGTCTTCTGTTACTTTCTTCACTGTTTGGTGGTAAGCTTTTTCAAGCTCTTTGTTTGGTGCATCAGTAATTTTCTCACTTAATTCACCGTTATCTTGAATGAATAGGCGCCATACACGGTCTAGGAAACGACGAGCTCCGTCAAGACCATTTTCAGACCAAGCGATTGAAGCATCTAATGGTCCCATGAACATTTC
This Bacillus mycoides DNA region includes the following protein-coding sequences:
- a CDS encoding N-acetyltransferase family protein, yielding MIITKAEITDLDSIGDIDIDVIGNDNRRNYIKRAIDEGNCIIAKEDNSISGFLTYDTNFFCCTFLLLIIVSPTKRRQGHASSLISYMLNNSPTQKIFSSTNESNTNMQKVFKANGFMRSGIIENLDEGDSELIFHIKKLRA
- a CDS encoding VrrB protein; amino-acid sequence: MKGMDNNAPHGFMVGEEDGYAQMMLIEGAGQQGYGGIPTWMGGAGGGFPGGMGGFPTSVAGAQTGFPGGMGGFPTSVAGAQTGFPGGMGGFPTSVAGGQTGFPGGMGGFPTSVTGAQGGVPVGMPTTFPSFVGGVQTGFPVPGVGVVAGGIGGFPQGVHGHHVHHEHHQHHGHHGHHQHHGHHQHHGHHQQQIHHQGHHQIHPQAVLYQTHQSHHHGHQGHHQHHGHHQHQHQGHHQHQHQGHHQQQVHHQGQHQIHPQAVLYQTHQGQHHHQGQHHHQGQHHHQGQHHHQGQQHHQGQHHHQGQHHHQGQQHHQGQQQYQQYQQQQQPWAGGMGAGAAAGAAAGTAGAAGHAGHVGH